In the genome of Bradyrhizobium sp. CB3481, the window GCCGGACTACGCCGCGGAGATGGTGCCGTTCGATCCGCTGGTCGGAGAGTTCCGCGTGCACTATGCCGGATTCTTCGATCCCGGCTTCGGCTATGCCGGCGCCGGCGGCAAGGGCGCGCGCGCCGTGCTGGAGGTACGCTCGCGCGAGGTGCCGTTCATCCTTGAGCATGGCCAGATCGTCGGCCGCCTGGTCTATGAGAAAATGCTGTCGCGGCCCGATGCGATGTACGGCCAGCGCATCGGCTCGAACTACCAGGCGCAGGGCCTGAAGCTAAGCAAGCATTTCCGGGTGTAGTTTGCGTGTCCCGGACGCGGTGCAGCCTAGGCGATGCGCAGCATCGTCCGGTAACGCTGCGCCGCTGAGCCGGGACGCAACTTCCTCAGCGCGCCAGTTGAACGAGGCCCCGGCTCTGCAGCGCATCACTGCGTGCTGCGCTGCGTCCGGGGCAAGAGAATGGCGGCCTACCGCGCCGCCGATTTCGCCGCCGGCGTCACGCGCCAGACCGTGTTGCCGACGTCGTCGGCGACGAGCAACGCACCCTGCTTGTCGAGCCGCACGCCGACCGGGCGGCCCTGTGCGTCGCCCTTGTCGCTGAGGAAGCCGGTCAGCACGTCCTGCGGCCCGCCGGATGGCTTGCCGTCCTTGAACGGCACGAAGATCACCTTGTAGCCCGACCGCGGCTTGCGATTCCACGAGCCGTGCTGGCCGATAAAGGCGCCGCCTTGCATCTCCTGCGGAAACAAATTGCCGGTGTTGAAGACAAGCCCGAGCGAGGCCGTGTGTGCGCCGAGCGCATAATCCGGCGCCATTGCCTTCTGCACCATATCAGGCCGCCGCGGCTCGACGCGGGTGTCGACGTGGTCGCCGTAATAGCTGTAGGGCCAGCCGTAGAACGCACCGTCCTTCACCGAAGTCATGTAATCGGGCACGAGGTCATTGCCGAGTTCGTCGCGCTCGTTGACGACGACCCAGAGCTCGCCGGTCGTCGGATTGAAGGCTGGACCGTTCGGGTTGCGCAGGCCAGATGCGAACACGCGCCACTTCCCGCTCGCGCGATCGACTTCCAGCACCGCCGCGCGATCCTTCTCCGCCTCGATGCCGTTTTCCGCGACATTGCTGTTGGAGCCGACGGTCGCATACAGCTTGGTGCCATCGGGACTGGCGGTGAGGTCCTTGGTCCAGTGGTGATTGAGCGGACCGGCCGGCAGGTCGGCGAGCTTCACGCCGGCTGCGCTGATCCTGGTGTCGCCCTCGTGATAGGGGAATTTCATGATCGCGTCGGTATTGGCGACGTAAAAATCCTCGCCGACCAGCACCATGCCGAACGGCGAACTCAGATTGCTCAGGAACACGCTGCGGAATTCGGCGACGCCATCGCCGTCGGCATCGCGCAGCAGTGTGATGCGGTTGGCGCTCGGCACGCCGGCGCCGGCCCAGTTTTGCGCCTGCTTGTAGATGAAGCCCTTGATGCCCTTGCCATCGTCCGGCTTCGGCGGCGCGTTGCTCTCGGCGACCAGCACGTCGCCGTTCGGCAGCGTGTAGACGGTGCGCGGATGGTCGAGCCCGGTGGCGAAGGCATTGACCGTCATGCCGTTGGCGGCCACCGGTTTGGCGCCGTCGGGCCAGCGGTTGACCGAGGCGATATCCACCGTCGGGATCCAGGAGTGTTCCGGCGGCGGCAGGGAAGGCGAGGGGCCATAGCTCTGCGCCACGGTCGCGGTGTCCCTGGGGTCGTTGCAGGCGGCCAGCGGCAGCGCCAGCACGGCGACGCCGACGGCCAGCAGGATGTTTCTACGCATGGTTGGGCTCCATCGGGATGTCGCCCCTACAATGCGCTGCTTGGCCGAACGTTCTTGGCCTGGCGCTGAAATCCCCGTGAAACCGGCCGGAATTGGCCCGGTTACCCGCAATCCCGCAGGCCCCCATTGCGCCCCGCGCACGTGGAATCACCCCCTGCCATGCTAGGAAGCAGCGCGCCGTGGCACCGAAGTCCGCGGGCGGGGAGCAGAAATGTCCGATCTCGGCGTCGCCGAAATTCCCGTAGACGAGAAGGAACGCCCGCTTCCGCCACCGGACGCGCCGGCGAAGAATGCGCTGCTCGACGGCCCGATCCTGCGCACGCTGCTGTGGCTGGCCTGGCCCAACGTGATCGCGCTGACAGCGGGCACCTGCGTGGTCATCGCGGAGACCTCCTATATCGGTCGTCTTGGCGTCGAAGCGCTGGCGGCGATGGCGCTGGTGTTTCCGACCGTGATCCTGACCATGACCATGTCGGGCGGCGCCATGGGCGGCGGCGTGGCCTCGGCGATTGCCCGCGCGCTCGGCGCCGGCGACATCGAGCGCGCGTCGACGCTCGCCTCGCATGCGCTCCTGATCGGCTTCTGCTTCGGCCTCGTCTTCATGCTCGGCATGCTGATCTTCGGCCCCGCGCTGCTCGAGCTGCTCGGCGGACGCGGCAATGTGCTGACGCAGGCAGTCGCCTACACGCAGATATTTTTCGGCGGCGCCGTCGTGCCGTGGCTGATGAACACGATGTCAGGCATTTTGCGCGGCACCGGCAACATGAAGCTGCCGTCGCTGCTGATGCTCTCCTCGTCAGCCTGTCAGATCATCCTCGGTGGCACGCTCGCGCTCGGCCTCGGCCCGATCCCGCAGTTCGGCATGCGCGGCGTCGCGGCCGGCTCGCTGATCGCCTATTTGATCAGCATCTCCGTGATGTCCTGGTACCTGTTCTCGGGCCGCGCGCGTGTCGTTCCGAAGATCTGGGGCCTGCGCATCCGGATGCCGATGTTCATCGACATCCTCAAGGTCGGCGCGATTGCGTGCTTCTCGCCGCTGCAGTCGGTGCTGACGATCAGCATCTTCACCCACATGCTGGCGAGCTTCGGCACCGAAATCCTCGCCGGCTACGGCATCGGCGCAAGGCTCGAATTCATGTTGACCTCGATCTCGTTCGCGATTGGTATCGCCTGCGTGCCGATGGTCGGCATGGCGGTCGGTGCGGGGCGCATCGCCCGCGCGCGCCGGATCTGTTGGATTGCGGGGCTCGTCGCATTCATCTCGGTCGGCACGGTCGCAACCTTCATCGCGGCATTCCCCGACATCTGGGTCAATCTGTTCACGGACGATGCGAGCGTGCGGGCCGCGAGCCGGCAGTATCTGTCCACGGCGGCGCCGATGTATGCCTTCCTCGGCCTCGCCACGACCTGCTATTTTTCATCGCAAGGCGCGGCCAAGGTGATCGGCCCGGTGCTGGCGCAAAGCGTGCGGCTGCTGTTCATCAGTGCCGCTGGCTGGTGGTTGCTATCGCACGACGCCACCGCGCAGAACTTCTTCACGCTGGCGGCGTCATCGATGGTGCTGCTCGGCAGTTTGTCCTGCCTCAGCGTAATCCTGACGCGCTGGGGGCCGAAGCCACAGCCTGTGGCGGAGGCGAGGCCGGCGATGTCCTAACGATCGTCATTGCGAGGAGCCAACGGGTCGCGCGAATGCGCGCCCGATGACAGGCTCCGCGACGAAGCAATCCATCTCTCCACTTGTCGCGCGATGGATTGCTTCGCTTCGCTCGCAATGACGAAGCAGCTACCGCCGCGAACGCTTCCGCCCGTGCCGGCCGCCGCCGACATTGGCCATGCGCATCAGTTGCGGCACCATGCCCATCAGTTCGCTGCCGCCGGCGCCGCCGAGCATGCCCATGAAATCGCCGCCGCCGGTGCCGCCGTAATTGCCCGCGGTGATGCCGTAGCCTTCGCCCACGTAACCGCCGGCTGCCGGAATGCCGCCGAAGCCGTCTGGCAGTCCGCCGCCCATCATGCCGCCAAAGCCGCCTCCACTGTTTTCCATCATGCGGCTCATCATCGGGCCCATGGTCTGCATCATCGCGGCAAAACGGCGCTTGCCCATCTTCGCTTTCATCATCTCCAGCATCGGCGCCATCTGCGTCATCATGTCCTGGCCGCCAACACCGCCACCGATGCCGGCGAATTGCGCCTTTGCCGGCATCGACGTCAGTGTCAGCAGCAGCAACAGCGCGGCTGCCTGGCAGATTACCTTGTCTGCTCCCATCATGGTCTTCACTCCTCATGCGCCGGCCGCCGCGGACCGCGGCACCGTTCGGGCGCAAGGGGTGAGGCTAGAAACGAGGCGACGGCCGATCTGTGAGAAGGATCACGCCTCGACCGATCGTTCAGGCTGCATTTCGGCCTAGGGCCTTCTGCATCGCCGCGAGCCCCAGATCCATCTGGCTGTCCATGTAGGGCGCGAACTCGTTCGGCAGCACGTCGGCGATCCAGACGAAGCGGGTACGCCCGTCGGCCTCGGCAAACACTTGCGCGGAGGCGCTGTGCTGCCGGATGCGCTCGCTGACGATGGCATAGACCAGCCGCCGCCGCGTCTCGTCGCAATCGACCAGGATTTCGCGCGCGACTGTGCCGTTGGCGAACGTGACGATGCGCGCATCGCCGTCGAGTTTTGTGTCGGTCACGAAGCCCGGCACTAGCCGCGTATGCAGCGCGCCGAAATCGCGCAGTGCGTCCCAGACGTCGTCAGGTCTTGCGTCGATGATGATCTCTTTGTGGATGGAAGCCATGGTGAGTCCTTGTTGTTGGGTCGTGGATATTGGGTTCGTCATTGTGAGGAGCCAACGGGTCGCGCGAATGCACGCCCGATGACAGGCTCCGCGACGAAGCAATCCATCTCTCCTGTGTGGCGCCATGGATTGCTTCGCTCCGCTCGCAATGACGGGGAGAGAGCGCGGCTTACGTGCACACCGCCTCAATATTATTGCCGTCGGGATCGATCAGGAACGCGGCGTAGTAGGTCGGGCTGTAATCGGCGCGCAGGCCCGCGCCGCCATTGTCGCGGCCGCCGGCTTTGAGGCCTTCGGCATGGAATTTCTCGATCGCGGCATGGTCCTTGGCGCGGAAGGCGACATGCGCGCCGGTGACGGCCTTGCCCGTGTGCCGATGCAGCCAGAGCGCGGGGGCGCCCTTTGGCCCGAAGCCAGCGCCGGAATCATCGCGCGAGCACAATTCGAAGCCGAGCGGCGCGAGCGTGGCCGTATAGAAGCGCACGCTGGCGTCGAGGTCGGCGACGCGCAATCCGATGTGGTCGTACATGCTGTTCTCCAGTCAAAAACGCCGCGAAAAGCGCGCGGCCTGGAGAAAGCCTAGCTAGTGCAGGGCGAGCCGTTCTTGGAAAATATTGCGCATCCCGCGTGAGGCTTGGCGGAACTTCAGCGGCGAGACGCCGGCGGCGCGATGGAACGTGCGCACGAAATTGGAGAGGTCGGCGAAGCCGACGTCATAGGCGATGTCGGTGATCGTGCTGTCGTCGTCGACCAGGCGCCGGGCGGCGTGGCGCAGCCGCGAGCGCACCAGATATTGATGCGGCGTGATGCCGAGCGCCTGCGAGAACAGCCGCAGGAAATGGAACGGGCTGATCCCGGCCTCCGCGGCGGCATCTTCCAGGTTGATCGGCTTGTGCGAATTGGCGTCGATCCACAGCGCGGTTTCTACCGCGCGGCGGCGGTCACGCGCCGCATCGTGGCCGGATTGACGGGGCTTGCCGGACACTAGTCCGACGAGGCGACTCGCCAGCACTTGGCCGATCTCGTCGAGGCCGATGTCGCTGCTGCCATCTGCTGCCGATTGGGCCAGCTCGCCGAGCACGACGATCTCCGGCAGCGGCGGTGCGGAGCCGATCTGCCAGGGCGCCCTGCTGTTGCCGATCGTCTCCACCAGTTCAGGGGCAAAGAAGAACGACAGGCATTCGTCGCCGCAGACGTGCTCGTGGGTGCAGGTATATTCGTCGCCGGGATGGCCGACCAGCACCGATCCCACCACCAGCTCGCTGCATTTGCCACGGCTGCGCAGGCCGAAACTGCCCTTGCGAACATAGGAGATCGAATAGCCGCCATGCTGCTCCGCGAACGGCTTGTCGCCCGGTCCCGCGGTGCAGCGAAAATTGAAGACGGATACGGATTTGCGTTCAAGCAGCGTGGTCGCGATCATCCCGCCTACTTAAGGATGCGGGCGGGGCGGCGCAACCGGCAGCAGCACGTCGAATAGCGTCTTGCCGGGCATCCGGCTGGTGCCCTCGATCGACAGCAGCCGCCGCTTCGAGATGGCTCCGCCGAAGGCTGAGATCTTGTCGGCGTAGTTGCCGGCTTCGAGCACGCGATGGCACGGCACGATGATCATGAAGGGGTTGCGGGCGATCGCCTGCGCCACCGAACGGGTAGCCCCCGAAGCGCGCACGCCGGCAGCCACTTCCGCATAGGTCCGTGTCTCGCCGCGCGGGATCGTGCGCACATAGGCATAGACGCGCTGGTTGAAGGTGGGAATGCCGGTCATGTCGAGGGCTACATCGGCGAAATCACAGACCATGCCGCGCGACAGCGCCGTGATGCCGTCGATCGCGGCCTGGGTATTCGCAGGCGGGGCAAGCTCGCGGGCGTCAGGATAAAGCTGGTAGAGCCGCCGCCGCGTGTCGATCTCGCGCATTTCGGGGAGTTGCACGCCGATGATGCCTGCCGGGCTCCATGCGATGGCGCAGCGGCCGATCCCCGTGTCGAAAATGCTGTAGCCGCGCTCCGCCATACGCTACCTGCCCCGAAAACCGATCATAGCACCGGCGTGCGCAGCCGCATCTGGAATTTTGCGGGAAGTTAACAGTGAAGCGAGGCGGCTCACGGAATAGCTTGGCGGATGGCGCGAGGTCGGCTAAATCATCAGGCGCAACCTCGCGGGCGTAGTTCAATGGTAGAACGGCAGCTTCCCAAGCTGCATACGAGGGTTCGATTCCCTTCGCCCGCTCCAGTTCCTCCAGCGAGGTGAGCGTTGACCCAGGCGATCACTTCCGCTGCCATCTCGCGTAACAATCTCTTGATGGTCGCTGCCGGCGGGCTCGTATCGGGCATTTTCACGACGTGGCTGCCCGCGTTGGTCGAGAACATCGTCGGCACCAACGGCCGGTTTCCCCTGGTTCAGTTTCGACTCGCATTGATTGCGCTGCCGTTCGCGGTGCTCGTGTTCGTGCTGGTTCGGCGCTTCAGCCGCAATGCGTCTTGGGCGGCGCTGATTGCTGCCATCGTCACGATGGTCGCTTTCGTCTGCGCGGTGGATGCTGCGATCCTCGTCGAGGGCAATACCGGCGATGCGCCGCGCGCGATGCGCTATCTGCTTGCCGGCCTGACCGGCGGTCTGGTCGGTACGGCCGTGATGGCGTTCGGGATCGCACTATTGCCGGCGGGGCCGCGACAGGCCGCGGCGTGGTGGCCGATGCTGATCACCGGCTCACTCCTCGGCACGCTGCTCGCGCTCGACGACGCGCTTGGCCTCGACAAGATCGCATTCCTCTATCCGCTGTGGCAGGCTGGCGTCGCGGTGCGATTGGCGATGATCCTGCGGCGATCCTGATCGCCTAACACAGTAGTTCTACGGGTCTCGCATCGTCGTTCGCGGCCGTCTGCATTAAGGCTGCCTTAGCCGAGTTCTGCGCACGTTGACCGCAGCTTAACCCAGCGGAATCACAACATGCGAATTGGCCGGCTCTTTGCGCTGTCGATGCTTTCGGTAACGGTCCTCGCGGTCATCCTCGGTGCCGGTGTCCTTGTCCCGCAGTACCGAACCTTCGCCGGCAAGAGCGAGGCGATCAAGACCGTCGAGGCCTATGGCGCGGTGCTGGCGGTCGGCCAGCAGGTCGCGGGCTATCGTGCGCCCTATGTTGGGCCGCTATTCCGGGAAGAGGCCGCGACGCCGGCCCAATTCGAGGTGGTGGCGAAGGCCGTGCAGGCGGCCGATGCAGCCTTCGCAAAGGCGCGGACGGTGGTCGGCGCGCTCAATGACGGCGCTGCGATTGTCCAGGGCCTCAACCAGGCGGCAGCCAAGCTCGACGAAGTTCGCGCGGCCAGCGATCGCGCGCTGACCGTGCCGATGAGCGCGCGCGATCCGGCCGCGATCAAGGGCTTCCTGCCGGGCATTGCCGCGGTGGTCGGAATTCTCGAACCGCTTTTGAACCGATTGGAAAACCAGGTGGCGATGGCGGATGCCTCGCTGACCGCGCTACTCAATGTTGCCCGCACCGCGCAGGATCTGCGCATCTCGGCGGGCGGCCGCGCCGCCACCATGTCGCTTGCGATCAGCACGCGCCGGCCGCTGACGGCGGCTGAAATATCCATCACCGACCGTGCCCAGGGCCGCGTCGATCTCGACCGCGAACGGATCGAGGCCGGGGTCGACCAGATCGGCAGTCCGCCGCGGCTTGCCAAGGCGATGCACGATGCCATCGAGGGCTATTTCGGCAAGGCCGCGCCATGGCTGGACAAGGAGATGGCGACAGCGCGCGCAGACGGCAACTATGCCATCAACGCCGATCAACTGGCCAATGCGATCGTGCCGGCGGTGCAGGCGTTCTTCGCGGTGCGCGATGCGGCGCTTAACGAGGCTGCCGAGCGTGCGGGTGCGGCGCGCGATGGCGCGCTGACCATGTTGGCGCTGGCGGGGGTGGCCGTGCTAGCGCTGCTCGGTGTGCTCGGTGGCGTTACGCTGATGCTGCGGCGGCGCGTGATCACACCGCTGGCTAACCTGACCGATGTCGTGGGCGAACTTGCCGCCGGCCGGCATGACGTTACCATCCCGACCATTGGCCGCTCCGATGAAATCGGCGCGATGGCCGGCTCGCTGCAGGTGTTCAAGGACGCCCTGATCGCCAAGAAGGCCGCTGACGAGGCCGCTGCGGTCGAAGCGGATGCCAAGATCCAGCGCGGCCAGCGTGTCGACCGGATCACCAGTGATTTCGAGGCGATGATCGGCGAGATCGTCGAGGTCGTGTCGCAGGCCTCGACCGAGCTGGAAGCCTCCGCCGGCACGCTGACGGCGACCGCCGAGCGCGCGGAGGAGCTGACCGGCGTGGTCGCATCGGCGTCGGAGGAAGCCTCCACCAATGTGCAATCGGTCGCCTCAGCCACCGAACAGATGGCGTCCTCGGTCAACGAGATCAGCCGCCAGGTTCAGGGCTCCGCTAGAATCGCCGGCGAGGCGGTGGAGCAGGCGCAGAAGACCAACGACCGCGTCGCCGAGCTCGCCAGGGCCGCCACCCGGATCGGCGACGTCGTGGAATTGATCAACACCATCGCCGGCCAGACCAACCTGTTGGCGCTGAATGCCACCATCGAGGCGGCGCGGGCCGGCGAAGCGGGCCGTGGCTTTGCCGTGGTGGCTTCTGAGGTGAAGGCGCTCGCCGAACAGACCGCGAAAGCAACCGGCGAGATCAGCCAGCAGATCGCGGGCATCCAGGCGGCGACGCAGGAATCGGTCGCGGCGATCAAGGAGATCGGCGACACGATCGGGCGGATGTCGGAGATCGCTTCGACGATCGCGGCCGCGGTCGAGGAGCAGGGCGCGGCGACGCAGGAAATTTCCCGCAACGTGCAGCAGGCCGCGAACGGCACGCAGCAGGTCTCCTCCAACATCGCCGATGTGCAGCGCGGCGCCAGCGAGACCGGGTCCGCCTCGGCCCAGGTGCTCGGCGCAGCGAAGTCACTGTCCGGCGAAAGCGAGCGGCTCAAGCGCGAAGTCGGCAAGTTCCTC includes:
- a CDS encoding sorbosone dehydrogenase family protein; amino-acid sequence: MRRNILLAVGVAVLALPLAACNDPRDTATVAQSYGPSPSLPPPEHSWIPTVDIASVNRWPDGAKPVAANGMTVNAFATGLDHPRTVYTLPNGDVLVAESNAPPKPDDGKGIKGFIYKQAQNWAGAGVPSANRITLLRDADGDGVAEFRSVFLSNLSSPFGMVLVGEDFYVANTDAIMKFPYHEGDTRISAAGVKLADLPAGPLNHHWTKDLTASPDGTKLYATVGSNSNVAENGIEAEKDRAAVLEVDRASGKWRVFASGLRNPNGPAFNPTTGELWVVVNERDELGNDLVPDYMTSVKDGAFYGWPYSYYGDHVDTRVEPRRPDMVQKAMAPDYALGAHTASLGLVFNTGNLFPQEMQGGAFIGQHGSWNRKPRSGYKVIFVPFKDGKPSGGPQDVLTGFLSDKGDAQGRPVGVRLDKQGALLVADDVGNTVWRVTPAAKSAAR
- a CDS encoding MATE family efflux transporter: MSDLGVAEIPVDEKERPLPPPDAPAKNALLDGPILRTLLWLAWPNVIALTAGTCVVIAETSYIGRLGVEALAAMALVFPTVILTMTMSGGAMGGGVASAIARALGAGDIERASTLASHALLIGFCFGLVFMLGMLIFGPALLELLGGRGNVLTQAVAYTQIFFGGAVVPWLMNTMSGILRGTGNMKLPSLLMLSSSACQIILGGTLALGLGPIPQFGMRGVAAGSLIAYLISISVMSWYLFSGRARVVPKIWGLRIRMPMFIDILKVGAIACFSPLQSVLTISIFTHMLASFGTEILAGYGIGARLEFMLTSISFAIGIACVPMVGMAVGAGRIARARRICWIAGLVAFISVGTVATFIAAFPDIWVNLFTDDASVRAASRQYLSTAAPMYAFLGLATTCYFSSQGAAKVIGPVLAQSVRLLFISAAGWWLLSHDATAQNFFTLAASSMVLLGSLSCLSVILTRWGPKPQPVAEARPAMS
- a CDS encoding SRPBCC family protein; translation: MASIHKEIIIDARPDDVWDALRDFGALHTRLVPGFVTDTKLDGDARIVTFANGTVAREILVDCDETRRRLVYAIVSERIRQHSASAQVFAEADGRTRFVWIADVLPNEFAPYMDSQMDLGLAAMQKALGRNAA
- a CDS encoding VOC family protein yields the protein MYDHIGLRVADLDASVRFYTATLAPLGFELCSRDDSGAGFGPKGAPALWLHRHTGKAVTGAHVAFRAKDHAAIEKFHAEGLKAGGRDNGGAGLRADYSPTYYAAFLIDPDGNNIEAVCT
- a CDS encoding AraC family transcriptional regulator; protein product: MIATTLLERKSVSVFNFRCTAGPGDKPFAEQHGGYSISYVRKGSFGLRSRGKCSELVVGSVLVGHPGDEYTCTHEHVCGDECLSFFFAPELVETIGNSRAPWQIGSAPPLPEIVVLGELAQSAADGSSDIGLDEIGQVLASRLVGLVSGKPRQSGHDAARDRRRAVETALWIDANSHKPINLEDAAAEAGISPFHFLRLFSQALGITPHQYLVRSRLRHAARRLVDDDSTITDIAYDVGFADLSNFVRTFHRAAGVSPLKFRQASRGMRNIFQERLALH
- a CDS encoding methylated-DNA--[protein]-cysteine S-methyltransferase; translated protein: MAERGYSIFDTGIGRCAIAWSPAGIIGVQLPEMREIDTRRRLYQLYPDARELAPPANTQAAIDGITALSRGMVCDFADVALDMTGIPTFNQRVYAYVRTIPRGETRTYAEVAAGVRASGATRSVAQAIARNPFMIIVPCHRVLEAGNYADKISAFGGAISKRRLLSIEGTSRMPGKTLFDVLLPVAPPRPHP
- a CDS encoding HAMP domain-containing methyl-accepting chemotaxis protein; this encodes MRIGRLFALSMLSVTVLAVILGAGVLVPQYRTFAGKSEAIKTVEAYGAVLAVGQQVAGYRAPYVGPLFREEAATPAQFEVVAKAVQAADAAFAKARTVVGALNDGAAIVQGLNQAAAKLDEVRAASDRALTVPMSARDPAAIKGFLPGIAAVVGILEPLLNRLENQVAMADASLTALLNVARTAQDLRISAGGRAATMSLAISTRRPLTAAEISITDRAQGRVDLDRERIEAGVDQIGSPPRLAKAMHDAIEGYFGKAAPWLDKEMATARADGNYAINADQLANAIVPAVQAFFAVRDAALNEAAERAGAARDGALTMLALAGVAVLALLGVLGGVTLMLRRRVITPLANLTDVVGELAAGRHDVTIPTIGRSDEIGAMAGSLQVFKDALIAKKAADEAAAVEADAKIQRGQRVDRITSDFEAMIGEIVEVVSQASTELEASAGTLTATAERAEELTGVVASASEEASTNVQSVASATEQMASSVNEISRQVQGSARIAGEAVEQAQKTNDRVAELARAATRIGDVVELINTIAGQTNLLALNATIEAARAGEAGRGFAVVASEVKALAEQTAKATGEISQQIAGIQAATQESVAAIKEIGDTIGRMSEIASTIAAAVEEQGAATQEISRNVQQAANGTQQVSSNIADVQRGASETGSASAQVLGAAKSLSGESERLKREVGKFLSSVRAA